AGTAGAAAAAGCAATTGCTTCTTCCAGTTTGGTGGAGGTTATTGACCGAATCCTGGACAAGGGCATTGTGATTGATGCCTGGATAAGGGTCTCTTTAGTGGGTATTGAATTACTCGCGATTGAGGTCAGAGTCGTAGTGGCATCAGTCGAGACCTACCT
This is a stretch of genomic DNA from Syntrophales bacterium. It encodes these proteins:
- the gvpA gene encoding gas vesicle structural protein GvpA, which encodes MAVEKAIASSSLVEVIDRILDKGIVIDAWIRVSLVGIELLAIEVRVVVASVETYLKYAEAIGLTATAA